From Bombyx mori chromosome 3, ASM3026992v2, the proteins below share one genomic window:
- the LOC101744830 gene encoding protein phosphatase 1 regulatory subunit 7 isoform X2, whose product MSQQDAHMTNNEADDVPITVSNGKENDERKDREGSASPPATPPPADEDTNEIILVNEETKELDLNHGRIGKIENLEHLKKLERLYLRWNLIKKIEGLEMLQSLVELELYDNQIVVIENLDSLVNLEILDLSFNRIKEITGLEKLLNIKKLFLSSNKITEIKNVNHLPNLELLELGDNRIREIKNLEGLRTLKQLYLGKNKISKIQNLEDLTNLEILVLQANRLTKIENLEQLNKLDQLYISENGITAIENLENQTKLQTLDLAVNRITVIENVRHMSDLEELWLNDNQITEWSSIEYLQQNNKLSTIYLERNPIASDPAYRRKLKILLPTLHQIDATLCSRGLSGVLCPGKSGFSSGATSGQSTSKK is encoded by the exons ATGT CTCAGCAAGATGCACATATGACTAATAACGAAGCAGATGATGTGCCCATAACAGTGAGCAATGGGAAAGAAAATGATGAAAGGAAGGATCGGGAAGGGTCTGCCTCACCACCGGCGACACCACCTCCGGCCGACGAGGATACTAACGAGATAATTTTAGTCAACGAGGAGACCAAGGAACTCGACTTAAATCACGGCCGTATAGGCAAGATCGAGAATCTTGAACATTTAAAAAAGCTAGAGAG GTTATATTTGAGATGGAATTTGATAAAGAAAATTGAAGGCTTAGAAATGTTGCAGTCACTGGTAGAACTGGAATTGTATGACAATCAGATTGTTGTTATTGAAAACCTTGATAGTCTTGTTAATTTGGA AATATTAGACCTATCATTCAATAGGATAAAAGAGATAACAGGACTCGAAAAGCTGCTGAACATCAAGAAATTATTCCTCAGCTCAAACAAGATCACTGAAATCAAGAATGTTAATCATTTACCAAACCTTGAACTTTTGGAGCTGGGCGATAATAGAATTAGA GAAATAAAAAACTTGGAAGGTTTGAGGACCCTCAAACAATTATATTtgggtaaaaataaaataagcaaaataCAAAACCTTGAGGATTTGACCAACTTGGAGATACTGGTTCTTCAGGCAAACAGATTAACTAAAATTGAAAATCTCGAACAATTGAATAAACTAGATCAACTCTATATCTCAGAGAATGGTATAACAGCTATAGAAAATTTGGAGAATCAAACAAAACTTCAGACCTTGGATCTGGCCGTGAACAGGATCACTGTTATAGAAAATGTTCGGCATATGAGTGATTTGGAGGAGCTAtgg ttaaacgACAATCAAATAACAGAATGGTCATCGATAGAATATTTGcaacaaaacaacaaattatCCACAATATATTTGGAGAGGAACCCGATAGCTTCAGATCCAGCTTACAGAAGGAAATTGAAGATATTGCTTCCAACACTACACCAGATCGACGCGACACTGT
- the LOC101744830 gene encoding protein phosphatase 1 regulatory subunit 7 isoform X1, with product MSQQDAHMTNNEADDVPITVSNGKENDERKDREGSASPPATPPPADEDTNEIILVNEETKELDLNHGRIGKIENLEHLKKLERLYLRWNLIKKIEGLEMLQSLVELELYDNQIVVIENLDSLVNLEILDLSFNRIKEITGLEKLLNIKKLFLSSNKITEIKNVNHLPNLELLELGDNRIREIKNLEGLRTLKQLYLGKNKISKIQNLEDLTNLEILVLQANRLTKIENLEQLNKLDQLYISENGITAIENLENQTKLQTLDLAVNRITVIENVRHMSDLEELWLNDNQITEWSSIEYLQQNNKLSTIYLERNPIASDPAYRRKLKILLPTLHQIDATLFVDFPVSSVLVKADSRVALRQDNQLVKSEIHFDL from the exons ATGT CTCAGCAAGATGCACATATGACTAATAACGAAGCAGATGATGTGCCCATAACAGTGAGCAATGGGAAAGAAAATGATGAAAGGAAGGATCGGGAAGGGTCTGCCTCACCACCGGCGACACCACCTCCGGCCGACGAGGATACTAACGAGATAATTTTAGTCAACGAGGAGACCAAGGAACTCGACTTAAATCACGGCCGTATAGGCAAGATCGAGAATCTTGAACATTTAAAAAAGCTAGAGAG GTTATATTTGAGATGGAATTTGATAAAGAAAATTGAAGGCTTAGAAATGTTGCAGTCACTGGTAGAACTGGAATTGTATGACAATCAGATTGTTGTTATTGAAAACCTTGATAGTCTTGTTAATTTGGA AATATTAGACCTATCATTCAATAGGATAAAAGAGATAACAGGACTCGAAAAGCTGCTGAACATCAAGAAATTATTCCTCAGCTCAAACAAGATCACTGAAATCAAGAATGTTAATCATTTACCAAACCTTGAACTTTTGGAGCTGGGCGATAATAGAATTAGA GAAATAAAAAACTTGGAAGGTTTGAGGACCCTCAAACAATTATATTtgggtaaaaataaaataagcaaaataCAAAACCTTGAGGATTTGACCAACTTGGAGATACTGGTTCTTCAGGCAAACAGATTAACTAAAATTGAAAATCTCGAACAATTGAATAAACTAGATCAACTCTATATCTCAGAGAATGGTATAACAGCTATAGAAAATTTGGAGAATCAAACAAAACTTCAGACCTTGGATCTGGCCGTGAACAGGATCACTGTTATAGAAAATGTTCGGCATATGAGTGATTTGGAGGAGCTAtgg ttaaacgACAATCAAATAACAGAATGGTCATCGATAGAATATTTGcaacaaaacaacaaattatCCACAATATATTTGGAGAGGAACCCGATAGCTTCAGATCCAGCTTACAGAAGGAAATTGAAGATATTGCTTCCAACACTACACCAGATCGACGCGACACTGT
- the LOC101744830 gene encoding protein phosphatase 1 regulatory subunit 7 isoform X3 yields the protein MSQQDAHMTNNEADDVPITVSNGKENDERKDREGSASPPATPPPADEDTNEIILVNEETKELDLNHGRIGKIENLEHLKKLERLYLRWNLIKKIEGLEMLQSLVELELYDNQIVVIENLDSLVNLEILDLSFNRIKEITGLEKLLNIKKLFLSSNKITEIKNVNHLPNLELLELGDNRIREIKNLEGLRTLKQLYLGKNKISKIQNLEDLTNLEILVLQANRLTKIENLEQLNKLDQLYISENGITAIENLENQTKLQTLDLAVNRITVIENVRHMSDLEELWLNDNQITEWSSIEYLQQNNKLSTIYLERNPIASDPAYRRKLKILLPTLHQIDATLCR from the exons ATGT CTCAGCAAGATGCACATATGACTAATAACGAAGCAGATGATGTGCCCATAACAGTGAGCAATGGGAAAGAAAATGATGAAAGGAAGGATCGGGAAGGGTCTGCCTCACCACCGGCGACACCACCTCCGGCCGACGAGGATACTAACGAGATAATTTTAGTCAACGAGGAGACCAAGGAACTCGACTTAAATCACGGCCGTATAGGCAAGATCGAGAATCTTGAACATTTAAAAAAGCTAGAGAG GTTATATTTGAGATGGAATTTGATAAAGAAAATTGAAGGCTTAGAAATGTTGCAGTCACTGGTAGAACTGGAATTGTATGACAATCAGATTGTTGTTATTGAAAACCTTGATAGTCTTGTTAATTTGGA AATATTAGACCTATCATTCAATAGGATAAAAGAGATAACAGGACTCGAAAAGCTGCTGAACATCAAGAAATTATTCCTCAGCTCAAACAAGATCACTGAAATCAAGAATGTTAATCATTTACCAAACCTTGAACTTTTGGAGCTGGGCGATAATAGAATTAGA GAAATAAAAAACTTGGAAGGTTTGAGGACCCTCAAACAATTATATTtgggtaaaaataaaataagcaaaataCAAAACCTTGAGGATTTGACCAACTTGGAGATACTGGTTCTTCAGGCAAACAGATTAACTAAAATTGAAAATCTCGAACAATTGAATAAACTAGATCAACTCTATATCTCAGAGAATGGTATAACAGCTATAGAAAATTTGGAGAATCAAACAAAACTTCAGACCTTGGATCTGGCCGTGAACAGGATCACTGTTATAGAAAATGTTCGGCATATGAGTGATTTGGAGGAGCTAtgg ttaaacgACAATCAAATAACAGAATGGTCATCGATAGAATATTTGcaacaaaacaacaaattatCCACAATATATTTGGAGAGGAACCCGATAGCTTCAGATCCAGCTTACAGAAGGAAATTGAAGATATTGCTTCCAACACTACACCAGATCGACGCGACACTGTGTAGATAA